A DNA window from Hydrogenophaga taeniospiralis contains the following coding sequences:
- a CDS encoding efflux transporter outer membrane subunit: MNPSPPLARPARHPAALTALAAALLLSACASLTPTGTALPDTPVPAAWSGPGGQAASGRSATALADWWQRFNDPTLTALVTQALQVNTSVRSAQAALLQARAQRDVQQAGLGPTVDASGSAQRSKSGSSGSNNRFQAGFDASWEPDVFGGNRSALNASEADAQASETSLADVRVSLAAEVAVTYVELRGLQARLAIARSNLAAQTETLQITRWRVQAGLASSLDLEQATASSEQTAAQIPALQTSIAQAISSLAVLTGQAPGALQTPLGQAAAIPQGPADLALAFPAETLRQRPDVRTAELRISAALARVSQAEAARYPSFRLSGSLGLSALTLGTLTNGASVVNSLLASVSAPLFDGGAARAQVRAQEAALESARVDYEATVLTALKDVEDALVSLQGNRERLERLQAASSAAANAELLARQRYESGLIDFRSVLDTQRTLLSTQDSVASTQASLSADLVRLYKSLGGGWSPDAQPVETTTR, translated from the coding sequence ATGAACCCATCCCCACCGCTCGCCCGCCCGGCCCGCCACCCGGCTGCCCTGACCGCCCTCGCCGCCGCGCTGCTGCTCAGCGCCTGCGCCAGCCTGACGCCTACCGGCACCGCGCTGCCCGACACCCCGGTGCCCGCCGCCTGGTCCGGCCCCGGTGGCCAGGCGGCGTCGGGCCGGTCGGCCACCGCGCTGGCCGACTGGTGGCAGCGGTTCAACGACCCCACCCTCACCGCTCTGGTCACGCAGGCCCTGCAGGTCAACACCAGCGTGCGCAGCGCCCAGGCCGCGCTGCTGCAGGCACGCGCGCAGCGCGACGTGCAACAGGCCGGCCTGGGCCCCACGGTGGACGCCTCGGGTTCGGCCCAGCGCAGCAAGTCGGGCAGCAGCGGCAGCAACAACCGTTTCCAGGCCGGCTTTGACGCCAGCTGGGAGCCCGACGTGTTCGGCGGCAACCGCAGCGCGCTCAACGCCAGCGAGGCCGACGCCCAGGCCTCCGAAACCAGCCTGGCGGACGTGCGGGTGTCGCTGGCGGCCGAGGTCGCGGTGACCTATGTCGAACTGCGTGGCCTGCAGGCGCGGCTGGCGATCGCGCGAAGCAACCTGGCCGCGCAGACCGAAACCCTGCAGATCACCCGCTGGCGCGTCCAGGCCGGCCTGGCCTCGTCGCTCGATCTGGAGCAGGCCACGGCCTCCAGCGAACAGACCGCGGCCCAGATCCCGGCGCTGCAGACCAGCATCGCCCAGGCCATCAGCAGCCTGGCGGTGTTGACCGGCCAGGCCCCTGGGGCGCTGCAGACCCCGCTTGGACAGGCCGCGGCGATCCCGCAAGGGCCGGCCGATCTCGCGCTGGCCTTTCCCGCCGAGACGCTGCGCCAGCGCCCCGACGTGCGCACCGCCGAGCTGCGCATCAGCGCCGCGCTGGCCCGGGTCTCGCAGGCCGAGGCCGCGCGTTACCCAAGCTTTCGCCTCAGCGGCTCGCTGGGCCTCTCCGCGCTGACCCTGGGCACGCTGACCAACGGCGCCTCGGTCGTCAATTCGCTGCTGGCCAGCGTGTCGGCGCCGCTGTTCGACGGCGGGGCCGCGCGCGCCCAGGTGCGGGCCCAGGAAGCCGCACTGGAATCGGCGCGCGTGGACTACGAGGCCACCGTGCTGACCGCCTTGAAAGATGTGGAAGACGCGTTGGTGTCGCTGCAGGGCAACCGCGAGCGCCTGGAACGGCTGCAAGCCGCCAGCAGCGCGGCGGCCAACGCCGAGCTGCTGGCGCGCCAGCGCTACGAAAGCGGCCTGATCGATTTCCGCTCGGTGCTCGACACCCAGCGCACCCTGCTCTCCACCCAGGACAGCGTGGCCAGCACCCAGGCCAGCCTGAGCGCGGACCTGGTGCGCCTGTACAAATCCCTGGGCGGCGGCTGGTCGCCCGATGCGCAGCCGGTTGAAACCACCACCCGCTGA
- a CDS encoding nucleotidyl transferase AbiEii/AbiGii toxin family protein, with product MNNPLLTLSSADRKTAFSDAALTLRTEAVILEKDFWVSWLLGVLFTLPEVAPHLVFKGGTSLSKVFGVIDRFSEDIDLCLVPEFVGADAAAFDALTSRGKRDAAVMEMQALCSARAQTMLMPALEAAIASALGTSTAGGWLRFEVDADAKSPNVYFAYPSSQVSGFDYLRREVKLELGTLTDQQPTGRYEVRPLLANAFPELFNGWACKVTALELKRTFWEKATILHAEFHRPEGSPTPTRYARHYFDMAKLLAHPLAEQFLADQAQCQRVVDWKSRVFSRSWARYDLASHGTFRLTPAPQRQADLARDYATMRPMFMSEPPPFANLMAQLAEAEQRLNAA from the coding sequence ATGAACAACCCCTTGCTGACCCTCTCGTCCGCAGACCGGAAGACCGCATTCTCGGATGCCGCGCTGACGCTGCGCACCGAAGCCGTGATCCTGGAAAAGGACTTTTGGGTGAGCTGGCTATTGGGTGTGTTGTTCACGCTGCCCGAGGTGGCGCCGCATCTGGTGTTCAAGGGCGGCACATCCTTGTCCAAGGTGTTCGGGGTGATCGACCGGTTCTCGGAAGACATCGACCTGTGCCTGGTCCCGGAATTTGTGGGGGCCGACGCGGCGGCTTTTGATGCACTCACCAGCCGAGGCAAACGGGATGCCGCAGTGATGGAGATGCAGGCGCTGTGCAGCGCCAGGGCCCAGACGATGTTGATGCCTGCGCTGGAGGCCGCCATTGCGAGCGCCTTGGGCACATCCACCGCAGGTGGCTGGCTGCGCTTTGAGGTGGATGCGGACGCGAAGTCACCCAACGTGTACTTCGCCTACCCCAGCAGCCAGGTCAGTGGTTTTGACTACCTGCGGCGCGAGGTGAAGCTGGAGTTGGGCACGCTGACGGACCAGCAGCCCACGGGCCGCTACGAGGTGAGGCCTTTGCTGGCCAATGCCTTTCCCGAGTTGTTCAACGGATGGGCCTGCAAGGTGACGGCGCTGGAGCTGAAACGCACGTTCTGGGAGAAAGCGACGATCTTGCACGCGGAGTTTCACCGTCCGGAGGGTTCGCCCACGCCCACGCGATATGCCCGGCACTACTTCGACATGGCCAAGCTGCTGGCGCACCCACTGGCGGAACAGTTCCTGGCCGACCAGGCGCAGTGCCAGCGCGTGGTGGACTGGAAAAGCCGGGTGTTTTCCCGCAGCTGGGCGCGCTACGACCTGGCGAGCCATGGGACGTTCCGCCTGACACCAGCCCCGCAACGGCAGGCCGATCTGGCACGGGACTACGCGACGATGCGTCCCATGTTCATGAGCGAGCCGCCGCCGTTTGCCAATCTGATGGCGCAGCTGGCCGAGGCCGAACAACGGCTGAACGCGGCCTGA
- a CDS encoding DUF6088 family protein, protein MGKHTESTDTQVLQRIQSHGAGWVFTPADFVDLGSRDAVATALKRHKAAGTIRPLGRGLYDVPRQHALLGTLWPPIEQVAEAVARKDGLRLQPVGVHAANLLGLSEQVPAQVVYLTDGASRTVKVGPTEIVFKRTTPRQMAAAGRLSGLVIQAFRSMGAKHVTPRHIERLRSHIPAEERARVLADLALAPAWMHAHLKELARP, encoded by the coding sequence ATGGGCAAACACACCGAATCCACCGACACGCAGGTTCTGCAGCGCATCCAGTCACACGGGGCGGGCTGGGTGTTCACGCCGGCCGACTTTGTGGACCTGGGCAGCCGCGATGCGGTGGCCACAGCGCTCAAGCGGCACAAGGCGGCGGGCACGATCCGGCCGCTGGGACGGGGACTGTACGACGTGCCGCGCCAGCACGCTCTGCTGGGCACGCTCTGGCCGCCGATCGAGCAGGTGGCCGAGGCCGTGGCGCGAAAAGACGGTTTGCGCCTGCAGCCGGTTGGCGTGCATGCGGCCAATCTGCTGGGCCTCTCGGAGCAGGTGCCGGCGCAGGTGGTGTACCTGACCGATGGCGCCTCGCGCACGGTAAAGGTGGGGCCAACCGAGATCGTGTTCAAACGCACCACGCCGCGCCAGATGGCGGCGGCGGGGCGGCTGAGCGGGCTGGTGATTCAGGCGTTTCGCAGCATGGGGGCAAAGCACGTCACGCCCCGGCACATCGAGCGTTTGCGCAGCCACATCCCAGCCGAAGAGCGGGCCCGGGTGCTGGCCGATCTGGCCCTGGCCCCCGCGTGGATGCATGCCCATTTGAAGGAGCTGGCGCGACCATGA
- a CDS encoding mechanosensitive ion channel domain-containing protein, protein MNRLSETLQQSIGVELWLASALAILLLTLLVGQAVRVAFLQANRWTERTANPWDEALLGAARRPAQLLIWLIGLGWVAHALNAHWPEPTLLMGALQWHDVGLVISLAWFLWKLIGLVTQTSIRRRTDSGEPFDLTTALALGKLLRLLVIVVTVITVAHTLGFQIGGLLALGGVGGIAVGLAAKDLLANFFGGLTIYLDRPFSVGDWIRSPDKSIEGTVEYISWRHTLTRAWVDYLALKQELLLAISRIVASHGAGIAFPTQTLRLESAPESTPPVPDPTQA, encoded by the coding sequence ATGAACCGACTCTCCGAAACCCTTCAACAATCCATCGGCGTCGAACTCTGGCTGGCCTCCGCGCTGGCGATCCTCCTGCTCACCCTGCTGGTCGGGCAGGCCGTTCGGGTGGCGTTCCTGCAGGCCAATCGCTGGACAGAGCGCACGGCCAATCCCTGGGACGAAGCCCTGCTGGGCGCTGCACGCAGACCCGCGCAACTGCTGATCTGGCTCATCGGCCTGGGCTGGGTGGCGCACGCGCTGAATGCACATTGGCCCGAGCCCACCCTGCTGATGGGCGCGCTGCAATGGCACGACGTCGGCCTCGTGATCAGCCTGGCCTGGTTCCTGTGGAAACTCATCGGGCTCGTCACCCAGACCAGCATCCGGCGCCGCACCGACAGCGGTGAACCCTTCGACCTCACCACCGCGCTCGCCCTGGGCAAGCTGCTGCGCCTGCTGGTGATCGTGGTCACCGTCATCACCGTGGCCCACACCCTGGGCTTCCAGATCGGCGGCCTGCTCGCGCTCGGCGGCGTGGGCGGCATCGCGGTCGGCCTGGCCGCCAAAGACCTGCTGGCCAACTTCTTCGGCGGCCTCACCATCTACCTCGACCGCCCGTTCAGCGTCGGCGACTGGATCCGCTCGCCCGACAAGAGCATCGAGGGCACGGTCGAGTACATCAGTTGGCGCCACACCCTCACCCGCGCCTGGGTGGACTACCTGGCGCTCAAGCAGGAGCTGCTGCTGGCCATCAGTCGCATCGTGGCCAGCCACGGCGCCGGGATCGCCTTTCCCACGCAGACGCTGCGCCTCGAATCGGCCCCCGAGTCGACGCCACCCGTGCCTGACCCGACTCAGGCCTGA
- a CDS encoding AMP nucleosidase: MHKTPDFTAPMFYRDPAQALAQVQRIYQDSVDFLRQTMRDFVSGGDFAHAHVRACYPYVRLHTHSVSRKNSAPHSPPVNRLSYGFVAGPGRFETTLTRPDLYGDYYLEQFRLLLANHGGELEVGTSAQPIPIHFSFAEHDHVEGSMGPERRALMRDVFDLPDLTVMDDGIANGTHEPRPGEAHPLSLFTAPRVDYSLQRLRHYTGTAPEWFQNFVLFTNYQFYIDEFIRLGHAEMARPDSEYIAFVEPGNVVMRRAGLPAEPNDELGTAPPRLPQMPGYHLIRADRSGITMVNIGVGPANAKTITDHIAVLRPHAWLMIGHCAGLRSSQQLGDYVLAHAYVREDHVLDEELPLWVPIPALAEIQLALEAAVADVTGVPPAEVKRIMRTGTVASTDNRNWELLPDNKPQRRFSQSRAVALDMESATIAANGFRFRVPYGTLLCVSDKPLHGEIKLPGMANHFYRERVDQHLRIGIRAIDRLREGGPDQLHSRKLRSFAEVAFQ; the protein is encoded by the coding sequence ATGCACAAGACACCCGACTTTACCGCCCCGATGTTCTACCGCGACCCGGCCCAGGCGCTGGCCCAGGTGCAGCGCATCTACCAGGACAGCGTGGACTTTCTGCGCCAGACCATGCGCGATTTCGTCTCCGGTGGCGACTTCGCGCACGCCCACGTGCGGGCCTGCTACCCCTACGTCCGGCTGCACACCCACAGCGTCTCGCGCAAGAACAGCGCGCCCCACAGCCCGCCGGTGAACCGACTGAGCTACGGCTTCGTGGCCGGCCCCGGCCGCTTCGAGACCACGCTCACCCGGCCCGACCTGTACGGCGACTACTACCTGGAGCAGTTCCGCCTGCTGCTGGCCAACCACGGCGGCGAGTTGGAGGTGGGCACCAGCGCGCAGCCCATCCCGATCCACTTCTCCTTCGCCGAGCACGACCACGTGGAAGGCAGCATGGGCCCGGAGCGCCGCGCGCTCATGCGCGACGTGTTCGACCTGCCCGACCTGACCGTGATGGACGACGGCATCGCCAACGGCACGCACGAGCCGCGCCCCGGTGAAGCGCACCCGCTCTCGCTGTTCACCGCGCCGCGTGTGGACTACTCGTTGCAGCGCCTGCGCCACTACACCGGCACCGCGCCCGAGTGGTTCCAGAACTTCGTGCTGTTCACCAACTACCAGTTCTACATCGACGAGTTCATCCGCCTGGGCCACGCCGAGATGGCCCGGCCCGACAGCGAGTACATCGCCTTCGTGGAGCCGGGCAACGTGGTGATGCGCCGCGCCGGCCTGCCGGCCGAGCCCAACGACGAACTGGGCACCGCCCCGCCGCGGCTGCCGCAGATGCCGGGCTACCACCTGATCCGCGCCGACCGCAGCGGCATCACCATGGTCAACATCGGTGTCGGCCCGGCCAACGCCAAGACCATCACCGACCACATCGCCGTGCTGCGCCCGCACGCCTGGCTCATGATCGGCCACTGCGCCGGCCTGCGCAGTTCCCAGCAGCTCGGCGACTACGTGCTGGCCCACGCCTACGTGCGCGAAGACCATGTGCTGGACGAAGAACTGCCGCTGTGGGTGCCGATCCCCGCGCTGGCCGAGATCCAGCTCGCGCTCGAAGCCGCCGTGGCCGACGTGACCGGCGTGCCGCCGGCCGAAGTCAAGCGCATCATGCGCACCGGCACCGTGGCCAGCACCGACAACCGCAACTGGGAACTGCTGCCCGACAACAAGCCCCAGCGCCGCTTCTCGCAATCGCGCGCGGTCGCGCTGGACATGGAAAGCGCCACCATCGCCGCCAACGGCTTCCGCTTCCGCGTGCCCTACGGCACCCTGCTGTGCGTGAGCGACAAGCCGCTGCACGGCGAGATCAAGCTGCCCGGCATGGCCAACCACTTCTACCGCGAGCGCGTGGACCAGCACCTGCGCATCGGCATCCGCGCCATCGACCGCCTGCGCGAAGGCGGTCCCGACCAGTTGCACAGCCGCAAGCTGCGCAGCTTTGCCGAAGTGGCGTTCCAGTAA
- a CDS encoding MgtC/SapB family protein, which produces MALLWRRTVSARRAGTMPLPIRSLDDRYRRNGAAEWQRVVQRCGHTGRGAGLLIGIERERRKGEGPGRALAGLRTFALVCVTGAAAALTQTSGLVVAGAFSWRRWGWWPTGATAATTRA; this is translated from the coding sequence ATGGCGCTATTGTGGCGCCGCACCGTGTCGGCCCGCCGGGCCGGCACCATGCCCCTACCGATCCGGAGCCTTGATGACCGATACCGCCGCAACGGCGCTGCTGAATGGCAACGGGTGGTCCAGCGCTGCGGCCACACTGGCCGCGGCGCTGGGCTGCTGATCGGCATCGAGCGCGAGCGCAGAAAAGGCGAGGGACCGGGTCGTGCGCTGGCCGGGCTGCGCACCTTCGCGCTGGTCTGCGTCACCGGTGCGGCGGCGGCGCTCACGCAGACCAGCGGTCTGGTGGTGGCTGGCGCGTTTTCGTGGCGGCGCTGGGGGTGGTGGCCTACTGGCGCGACCGCCGCGACGACCCGGGCGTGA
- the gorA gene encoding glutathione-disulfide reductase produces MSAFDFDLFVIGGGSGGVRAARMAAQRGARVALAETLGTDGLGGTCVNVGCIPKKLYSYAAHYADAFHESLGFGWEFGALDPSGKPALPTLNWATLKANRAQEIGRLNGVYSNLLRGAGVTVFDGFARVQGEHGVGLATINADGSPGHQNFTAKNILIATGGTPHVPHFVGREHVITSNDIFDLEPFPKRLLVVGGGYIACEFASIFNGLGSHVTQLYRGEQVLRGFDDEIRHFVAAEMLKSGVDLRLNAGVVDIHRTADGLRVELEGGGEVLADAVLYATGRVPNVAGLGLETVGLAQGAQGEIVVDAHYRTNVPSIYAVGDVTNRMQLTPVALGEAMVVVDQVLGPVAGKPAREMSYEFVPTAVFTHPNIGTVGYTEAAARETFGQITVFRSEFKALRHTLSGSSERTLMKLVVDSASDRVVGLHMVGAEAGEIVQGFAVAMKAGATKAVFDSTIGIHPTAAEEFVTMREPVKN; encoded by the coding sequence ATGAGCGCGTTCGACTTTGACCTTTTCGTGATCGGCGGTGGCAGTGGTGGCGTGCGCGCCGCGCGCATGGCCGCGCAGCGCGGTGCCCGTGTGGCCCTGGCCGAGACCCTGGGCACCGACGGCCTGGGCGGCACCTGCGTGAACGTGGGCTGCATCCCGAAGAAGCTCTACAGCTACGCCGCGCACTACGCCGACGCTTTCCACGAGTCCCTGGGCTTCGGCTGGGAATTCGGCGCCCTCGACCCGAGCGGCAAGCCCGCCCTGCCGACGCTGAACTGGGCCACGCTCAAGGCCAACCGGGCGCAGGAAATCGGCCGCCTCAACGGCGTCTACAGCAACCTGCTGCGCGGCGCGGGCGTGACGGTGTTCGACGGCTTTGCGCGCGTGCAGGGCGAACACGGCGTGGGCCTGGCCACGATCAACGCCGACGGCAGCCCCGGTCACCAGAATTTCACCGCCAAGAACATCCTGATCGCCACCGGTGGCACGCCCCACGTGCCGCACTTCGTGGGTCGCGAACACGTCATCACATCCAACGACATCTTCGACCTGGAGCCGTTCCCGAAGCGCCTGCTGGTGGTGGGCGGGGGCTACATCGCCTGCGAGTTCGCCTCCATCTTCAACGGCCTGGGCTCGCACGTGACCCAGCTCTACCGGGGCGAGCAGGTGCTGCGCGGTTTTGACGACGAGATCCGCCATTTCGTCGCGGCCGAAATGCTCAAGTCCGGCGTGGACCTGCGCCTGAACGCTGGCGTGGTGGACATCCACCGCACGGCCGACGGCCTGCGCGTGGAACTCGAGGGTGGCGGCGAGGTGCTGGCCGACGCCGTGCTCTACGCCACCGGCCGCGTGCCCAACGTGGCGGGGCTGGGGCTGGAGACCGTGGGTCTGGCCCAGGGCGCGCAAGGTGAGATCGTGGTCGATGCGCACTACCGGACCAACGTGCCCTCGATCTACGCCGTGGGTGACGTGACCAACCGGATGCAGCTCACGCCGGTGGCGCTGGGCGAGGCCATGGTGGTGGTGGACCAGGTGCTCGGCCCGGTGGCCGGCAAGCCCGCGCGCGAGATGAGCTACGAGTTCGTCCCCACCGCCGTCTTCACCCACCCCAACATCGGCACCGTGGGCTACACCGAGGCCGCCGCGCGCGAGACATTCGGCCAGATCACGGTGTTCCGCAGCGAGTTCAAGGCGCTCAGGCACACGCTCTCCGGCAGCAGCGAGCGCACGCTCATGAAGCTGGTGGTGGACAGCGCAAGCGACCGCGTGGTGGGCCTGCACATGGTGGGCGCGGAGGCCGGCGAGATCGTGCAAGGCTTTGCCGTGGCCATGAAGGCCGGCGCCACCAAGGCCGTGTTCGACAGCACCATCGGCATCCACCCCACGGCGGCAGAAGAGTTCGTGACCATGCGCGAGCCCGTGAAGAACTGA
- a CDS encoding hemerythrin domain-containing protein gives MCAASTSAVIAATAVFEFLDSTHREIQQQLRQLHQLVDAIESGGLNQATREKARRVLTYFNGEARQHHLDEEKHIFPSLRTSPNPEVVQAAEHLTQDHGWLEENWLQIAPSLEAAANGNLWFDTQELRHALDVFEALYLDHIVLEEAIAYPEAKKRLAAYDTAGMGREMARRRTLLRPEVLARA, from the coding sequence ATGTGCGCCGCTTCCACGTCCGCCGTCATCGCCGCCACCGCCGTCTTCGAGTTCCTCGACAGCACCCACCGGGAGATCCAGCAGCAGCTGCGGCAGTTGCACCAGCTGGTGGACGCGATCGAGAGCGGGGGCCTGAACCAGGCCACCCGCGAGAAGGCGCGCCGGGTGCTGACCTACTTCAACGGCGAGGCCCGGCAGCACCACCTGGACGAGGAAAAGCACATCTTTCCCTCGCTGCGGACCAGCCCGAACCCCGAGGTGGTGCAAGCCGCCGAGCACCTGACGCAGGACCACGGCTGGCTGGAGGAAAACTGGCTGCAGATCGCGCCCTCGCTGGAGGCCGCCGCCAACGGCAACCTCTGGTTCGACACCCAGGAGCTGCGCCATGCACTCGACGTGTTCGAGGCCCTGTACCTCGACCACATCGTGCTGGAGGAGGCCATCGCCTACCCGGAAGCCAAAAAACGGCTGGCCGCTTACGACACCGCAGGCATGGGCCGCGAGATGGCGCGTCGCCGCACGCTGCTGCGCCCCGAGGTGCTGGCCAGGGCATGA
- a CDS encoding 3-hydroxybutyryl-CoA dehydrogenase, which translates to MSSIQTVGIIGSGTMGNGIAQACAVSGIRVVMVDIAQAAVDKGLATIAGSLDRLIKKDKMTAADKDAALALIQGSTNYDDLKGAQLVIEAATENEGLKVKILQQLDGLLAPEVIVATNTSSISITKLAAATQRPDRFIGMHFFNPVPMMALVEIIRGLQTSDATHDAVKALAEALGKSPITVKNAPGFVVNRILVPMINEAFFVLAEGLATPEDIDAGMKLGCNQPIGPLALADMIGLDVCLAVMNVYMAEFNDSKYRPAPLLKEMVAAGWLGRKTGRGVYTY; encoded by the coding sequence ATGAGCAGCATCCAAACCGTGGGCATCATCGGCTCGGGCACCATGGGCAACGGCATCGCCCAGGCTTGCGCCGTCAGCGGCATCCGCGTGGTCATGGTCGACATCGCCCAGGCCGCGGTCGACAAGGGCCTGGCCACCATCGCCGGCAGCCTGGACCGCCTGATCAAGAAGGACAAGATGACCGCCGCCGACAAGGACGCGGCGCTCGCGCTGATCCAGGGTTCGACGAACTACGACGACCTCAAGGGCGCGCAACTGGTGATCGAGGCCGCGACCGAAAACGAAGGCCTCAAGGTCAAGATCCTGCAGCAGCTCGACGGCCTGCTGGCACCCGAGGTGATCGTGGCCACCAACACCAGCTCGATCAGTATCACCAAGCTGGCCGCCGCCACCCAGCGCCCCGACCGTTTCATCGGCATGCACTTCTTCAACCCCGTGCCCATGATGGCGCTGGTGGAGATCATCCGCGGCCTGCAGACCAGCGACGCCACGCACGACGCCGTCAAGGCGCTGGCCGAGGCGCTGGGCAAGTCGCCCATCACGGTGAAGAACGCGCCCGGTTTCGTGGTCAACCGCATCCTGGTGCCCATGATCAACGAGGCCTTCTTCGTGCTCGCCGAAGGCCTGGCCACGCCGGAAGACATCGACGCCGGCATGAAGCTGGGCTGCAACCAGCCCATCGGCCCGCTGGCCCTGGCCGACATGATCGGGCTGGACGTGTGCCTGGCGGTGATGAACGTCTACATGGCCGAGTTCAACGACAGCAAGTACCGCCCGGCGCCGCTGCTGAAGGAAATGGTGGCCGCCGGCTGGCTGGGCCGCAAGACCGGGCGGGGCGTGTACACGTATTGA
- a CDS encoding GMC family oxidoreductase — MYDYLIVGGGSAGCVLASRLSEDPQVRVALLEAGPADKSVLIHCPAGLAVMAKYELNGWGLATVPQPGLNGRRGYQPRGKVLGGSSSINAMIYARGHAQDYDAWAAEGNPGWSFADVLPYFKRAEHNERGADAWHGQGGPLNVMDLRSPNPFLPAFIEAGQQAGHRLNTDFNGPEQEGIGPYQVTHKNGERFSAAKAYLTPHRNRPNLNVITDALTTRVLTEVVDGRPCAVGIEYRPDAGRGALQSLRLKPGGEVVLSAGAFGSPQLLMLSGIGPAHHLREHGIGVVHDLPGVGANLHDHVDVVMVVNAPKVTDLFGLSWLGVAKMVKGLFEWRRQRSGPLTTNFAEAGGFIKSRPEEAIPDLQLHFVVGKLVDHGRKTVLGHGYSCHVCLLRPRSRGTLRLASADPQVAPLIDPAFLQDADDTARLVRGFKRMRELLQQPALACHGGVESRASAQAQSDAQIEQFIRNHADTIYHPVGTCRMGPDAGAVVDARLRVHGVDGLRVVDASVMPSVVGGNTNAPVIMMAEKAVDMIREEHPQRSFASPP, encoded by the coding sequence ATGTACGACTACCTCATCGTGGGCGGCGGTTCCGCCGGCTGTGTGCTGGCCTCGCGCCTGAGCGAAGACCCACAGGTCCGCGTGGCCCTGCTCGAAGCCGGCCCCGCCGACAAGAGCGTGCTCATCCACTGCCCGGCCGGGCTGGCCGTGATGGCCAAGTACGAACTCAACGGCTGGGGCCTGGCCACCGTGCCGCAACCGGGCCTCAACGGCCGGCGCGGTTACCAGCCCCGAGGCAAGGTGCTGGGCGGTTCCAGCTCCATCAACGCCATGATCTACGCGCGCGGCCACGCGCAGGACTACGACGCCTGGGCCGCCGAAGGCAACCCAGGCTGGTCTTTCGCCGACGTGCTGCCGTACTTCAAGCGCGCCGAGCACAACGAGCGCGGCGCCGACGCCTGGCATGGCCAGGGCGGGCCGCTCAACGTGATGGACCTGCGTTCGCCCAATCCGTTTCTGCCCGCCTTCATCGAAGCCGGCCAGCAGGCGGGCCACCGGCTCAACACCGACTTCAACGGCCCCGAGCAGGAGGGCATTGGCCCCTACCAGGTGACGCACAAGAACGGCGAACGTTTCAGCGCGGCTAAGGCCTACCTGACGCCGCACCGGAACCGCCCGAACCTGAACGTGATCACGGACGCGCTGACCACGCGGGTGCTCACCGAGGTGGTGGACGGCCGGCCCTGCGCCGTGGGTATCGAGTACCGGCCCGATGCCGGGCGCGGCGCCTTGCAGAGCCTGCGCCTGAAGCCCGGTGGCGAGGTGGTGCTGAGCGCTGGCGCTTTCGGTTCCCCCCAGCTGCTCATGCTCTCGGGCATCGGCCCGGCGCATCACCTGCGCGAACACGGCATCGGCGTGGTGCACGACCTGCCGGGCGTGGGCGCCAACCTGCACGACCACGTGGACGTGGTGATGGTGGTCAACGCGCCCAAGGTCACCGACCTGTTCGGCCTGTCCTGGCTGGGCGTGGCGAAGATGGTCAAGGGCCTCTTTGAGTGGCGGCGCCAGCGCAGCGGCCCGCTCACCACCAACTTCGCCGAAGCCGGCGGTTTCATCAAGAGCCGTCCCGAGGAGGCGATCCCCGACCTGCAGCTGCACTTCGTGGTGGGCAAGCTGGTGGACCATGGCCGCAAGACGGTGCTGGGCCACGGGTATTCCTGCCACGTCTGCCTGCTGCGCCCCAGGAGCCGCGGCACGCTGCGCCTGGCCAGCGCCGACCCGCAGGTGGCGCCGCTGATCGACCCGGCCTTTCTGCAGGACGCGGACGACACGGCGCGCCTGGTGCGCGGCTTCAAGCGCATGCGCGAGTTGCTGCAGCAACCCGCGCTCGCGTGCCACGGCGGCGTCGAGTCCCGCGCTTCCGCCCAGGCCCAGAGCGATGCGCAGATCGAACAGTTCATCCGCAACCACGCCGACACCATCTACCACCCAGTGGGCACCTGCCGCATGGGCCCGGACGCCGGGGCGGTGGTGGACGCGCGCCTGCGGGTGCACGGCGTGGACGGTCTGCGGGTGGTGGACGCCTCGGTCATGCCCAGCGTGGTGGGTGGCAACACGAACGCGCCGGTGATCATGATGGCCGAGAAGGCGGTGGACATGATCAGAGAGGAGCACCCTCAGCGCAGCTTCGCGTCACCTCCCTGA
- a CDS encoding antibiotic biosynthesis monooxygenase family protein, with protein sequence MILEHADIRIDPARATDFEAAITRAASTVIALAKGFQGYKVNRSIESPGRYILTIYWDTLEDHMVGFRQSPAFAEWRAIVGPFFVQSPVVEHLELVSKS encoded by the coding sequence ATGATTCTTGAACACGCCGACATCCGCATCGACCCTGCCCGGGCCACCGACTTTGAAGCCGCCATCACCCGCGCCGCCAGCACCGTGATTGCCCTGGCCAAGGGCTTCCAGGGCTACAAGGTCAACCGCAGCATCGAGAGCCCGGGGCGCTACATCCTCACCATCTACTGGGACACGCTGGAAGACCACATGGTGGGCTTCCGCCAGTCGCCTGCGTTCGCCGAATGGCGCGCCATCGTCGGCCCATTTTTCGTTCAGTCGCCCGTGGTCGAGCATCTGGAGCTGGTCAGCAAAAGCTGA